CGGTCATGCGTCGATTTAAAGAATCGGCTATCGGCATCCCGCATTCAAGTATTGGACTCTTCCATACGAGTCATGTTGAGGTCCTAGAGCCATACTTTGTCATTTATGACTTGGCGGAGGGTTACCCTATTTTGGGCATGGACCACCAAATGATGACCCTGAGACGTTTGCTACTACTCTTAGCTCCCAATCCCTTAAGCCCCTGGATACAGGAAGTGATGGGAGCAATATCGAGTTCCGTGATTGAAAATGATGCTAATCTCTCCCTCTATGATCGAGGCGATGAAGGGCGCTTGAAACAGTTATTGAATAACATATTACTGGCTATCATAAAAAATATGGACAGTCTATAAAAAAGCAAAAATGATGTAGGAGTTTTCCTGGAGATAAAAGGAGTGAGGAAATGGAATTAAAAGAATCGATGATTCGTTTGAATCAATCCTTTATTAATAAAGAAGATGCCATTCGTGCAGCGGGGCAATTGCTCGTTGATGACGGCGATGTGGAAGAAGAATATATTGATTCCATGTTAGCCCGTGAAGAAGTGGTTTCAACCCATATGGGGAATTTTATTGCCATTCCCCATGGCACCGATGAAGGTAAAGATAAGGTAAAAGCAACTGGTATTTCGGTGATCCAAGTACCATTCGGGGTTGATTTTGCCCCCGATGAGCCAGAAGAAAAAATGGCTATGATGGTTTTTGGTATTGCGGGGATTGGTAATGAACACTTGGATCTTTTATCCAAGATTGCAGTTGTATGTTCAGATATGGACAGTGTTGTACGCTTAGTCAATGCAACAAGTGCCCAAGAAATTATTGCTATTTTTGAGGAGGCAGAAGTTTAATGAAAGCTGTACATTTTGGTGCGGGGAATATCGGACGTGGTTTTATTGGTGAAGTATTAGTCGCCAATGGTTTTACCGTTGATTTTGTGGATGTGAATGAAACGATCGTGGATGCCTTGAATGAACGAAGATCCTACCAAATTGGTTACGCGGCACCAGGAGAAGAAAAAATTGATATTTCTGGTGTGAAAGCCATTAATAATGGAAAAAATCCTGAAGCCGTGGTTCAAGCCATTCAGGAAGCAAATATCATTACCACTGCGATTGGTCCTAATATCCTTCCCTATATTGCTGAATTAATTGCCCAAGGCTTACAAGCACGTCGCCAAGCTGGGGTGAGTGAACCTATTGATGTCATCGCTTGTGAAAACATGATTGGAGGGACCGATTTCTTACACCAAGAAGTCGATAAATACCTGACCGACCAAGATCAAGACTATATTGACCGTTATGTTGGTTTTCCTAATGCAGCTGTCGACCGGATCGTCCCTGAGCAACACCATGAGGATGTCCTCTTTGTTAGTGTAGAACCCTTCAAAGAATGGGTGGTTGACCAAACCCACTCCAAGGCTAAGGACATTCGCTTAGATGGGGTTCTTTATGTGGATGACCTCGAACCTTACATTGAACGGAAATTATTCTCGGTCAATACCGGCCATGCTTCTGTGGCTTATTCTGGAGCAGCTAAGGGCTATCAAACCATTGGCCAAGCCTTAGAAGATGACACCATCTTAGAACGTTTGAAAGCAGTCCTTCAAGAAACCAGCAGCTTGTTAATTGCCAAGTGGAACTTTAAGGAAGCGGATATGGCCGCTTACCGGGAAAAAATTGTTGAACGTTTCCAAAATCCAATGATTGTTGACCAAGTCAACCGGGTAGGCCGAACACCAATCCGTAAGTTAGGTTATAATGAACGCTTTATCCGCCCAATCCGTGAATTAAAGGAACGGGGCTTAGACTATAGCAATCTGCTAGCAGTGGTTGGCCTAGCCTTTAACTTTGATAATCCCCAAGACGACCAAAGTGTAGCCTTACAAGAAAAATTACAAAAGCAAAGCTTAGAAGAAGTCATCCAAGATGTCACCGGCTTGAATGATGCGGACTTAGTTCATGAAATTAAAGCCGCAGTGGAAGCCGCTAAATAATTTCTACAAAAACTTCAGTAAAAAAGAGGTCAGAAGAAAAATTCTGACCTCTTTTTATCTGAACAATTTTAAAAGATTAAGCTACTCTTGCTTAATGAAAATGATGTTTCATTTTTTCTTGGATGATTTGATCTTCTTTTCTTTGTTCTTGGCGGATCTTGCGACGGGAGTCATAACCAGAACAAATGTAACGTTCTTCATCGGTTTCCGGTTGAATTTTGGGCATGGTGAAATCTTCATCTTCTTTTGGAGTAGCGACAAAGGTTAAGAAAGAGGTTGCTCCAATGAATTTACGGTTTTCCTGATAATTTTCACCAATCACTTTGACAAAGACTTCCAAGCTGCGATGACCAGTCCCAGTGACATAACACTCAATGCGGACAATTTCTCCTAATTTAAAGGGACTAATGAAGTTCATATTGTCCAAGGAGGCTGTTACCCCAGAACAGCGGGTGGCCTTATGAGCAGCGAGACTAGCCACATTGTCGATTAAATAGAGTAACTCCCCACCATAGAGGTTCCCAGCTGGGTTAGTATGGGCAGGTAAAATTAGCATTTCATGGACAACTAGTGTGTCTTTACAATTAAGGACTAAATCCTTTGTTTCGTTTTCCATAGTGACATCCTACTTTCTAATTAAGCCGCTTGATTAACTGGTGGTTCCTCCCTTTATGATTTGGTAAGGAAGCTTCAGGTCAGTGTCAAGCGTTTCATTTTCCATTAACTTGGTCAAGGCCCGCATGGCAACAGCACCAATATCATAGATTGGTGGGGCGATTGAGGAGAGTTCTGGACGTGACATGTTGACAATTGAAGAATTATCTGAAGCCATGATTTCGACCTCTTCAGGGACCTTAACGCCATTATCTAATAAGGCATTGAGTAAGCCAATGGCGATGGTATCATCGGTAGCAATAGCAGCATCAGCTTCTATTTCAGAGAAAGTCTCGTAAAGGGCATAGCCTGAGTCATAAGAAGGTGACTTCGCCGCAATTAATAAGTCTTCATTGACGGCATGTCCTGCTTCTGTTAAGGCCTTTTCATAACCTTGTAATTGCCGGCTTTGGCTCACCTTGAAGCCTTGGTCACTACCAACGAGGGCGATTCGTTTCTTACCCTTAGCTAAGAAATCTTTAGTGACTTGGTAGTAGGCATCTTCCACGTCTATATTAATCGTAGGCATGGTTGCTTCAGGATCGATTAAATCAGTGAAGACGCAAGGACGACCAGCGGCGGAAATTTTTTGCCGGGCTTCTTGAGAAATGCTATTCCCGATAAAGATAATGCCGTCGACTTGCTTCATAATTAAACTTTCCACCCCAGCAGCGTCATGTTCAGGGTCGGCGTTAGCTAAAATAATATTGTATTCGTACATATTAGCAATATCATCGATCCCCAAAGCCAGCGAACTGTAATAAGGGTTAGTAATGTCTGGTAAGTGTACCCCGATATAGCGGGTCCGCTTGCTGGCTAAACCGCGGGCAATGACGTTAGGATGGTAATTTAATTCTTTAATCACTTTCATGACTTTTTCTCTAGTCTTAGGGCGCACATTAGGATTTCCGTTAACGACACGTGAAACTGTGGCCATGGATACCCCTGCTTGGTGGGCGACATCATAGATTGTCACGTTTTGTTTCTCCATAATAAAACTCCTTCGAAAAAATTTACTGACTTAATATAGCAAAGGTGTTTTTCTTTTGCAACCGTTTACTCATTTATTATATCACGTTTTCATTAACTTTCATAAAAAATAAAATCTTTCCTTAAAAGTTATCGTCGCTTATTACGCTGAAAAGCGCTTAAGCCTGCTTGCTGGCTAAGAAAACACCTGTCTCTTTCATTATATATAAAATATTAATTTAAAAAGTTTATCATAAAATGATAAATAGAAAAAGTTTTTGTAACAAAAACATTCTTGACAGTATTTCTCTAAGCGTTGAGCTTTTTCCTATTGACAAAAGGCCCTAAGTCGGCCACAATGAAAGATAGTTTAGACTAGTAAATTGTTGAAGGGTTAAGAGAGAGTTTGGCTGCTGAAAAAACTACCCCGCTCACAATTGAACCTACTAAAATACTAAGTAAAACTTAGCAAGTGCAAGCATTTGCAGGGGAGACACCCTTATCGTCCAATGAGATAAGCAAAAGCTTAATAAAGGTGGTACCGCGAGTCATATCGTCCTTTTAGGGGATGGTGGACTCGCTTTTTTATCGGATAAAGTGGAAAAGGAGATTACAATGGCAAAAGAAACAACAAGTCATTTACAAGAAAATGATTTTTCTAAGTGGTATTTACAAAGTATTCAAAAGGCTGATTTATTTGCCTATGGTCCTGTTCGTGGAACCATGGTCTTTAAACCTAATGGCTATGCCTTATGGGAAAAAATTAAGACCGAATTTGATAAGAAATTTAAAGCATCAGGAGTAAAGAATTGCTACTTCCCCATGTTAATTCCCGAGTCCTTCTTCAAGAAAGAAGCTGACCATGTTGAGGGCTTTGCCCCTGAATTACCCTGGGTAACTCGGGCGGGTGACGAAGAATTAGAGGAACCAGTTGCCCTTCGTCCTACCTCAGAAACCCTCTTTGGTAATGCCATGTCTGACTGGATTAACTCTTACCGTGATTTACCTATGGAACTTAACCAATGGGCCAATGTTTTCCGTTGGGAGAAACGGACTCTACCATTTTTAAGAACCTCTGAATTTCTCTGGCAAGAAGGCCACTGTGCTTACGCTACTGAAGAAGAAGCCCGGAAACGGACCATGCACTTCCTAAAGGTATATCAAGAAACCGTCGAAGACTTATTAGCCTTACCCGTTTATGCTGGTCAAAAAACCCCTTCGGAAAAATTTGCTGGCGGGGTGGATACCTATTCGATCGAGGCCATGGTGAAAGACACCAAATCTGTTCAAGCAGGGACCTCACACTACTTAGGGACCAATTTTGCAGAAGCCTTTGATATTAAGTATCTTAATACCGAAAACCAACACGTTTATGCCCATACCAGTTCTTGGGGCGCCTCGACCCGCTTGATCGGGACCATGATTATGGTCCATGGTGACGAAAAGGGAGTTGTCTTCCCACCAAAAATGGCACCCATTCAAATTGCTTTGATTCCAGTTGGCAATGTGAAGAAGAACCCTGAAGTCCTTACTCGCCTAGAAGCCATTGAAAAGGACCTACAAGCAGCCGGCTATTCAACTTATTTAGATGATTCTAATAATTCGGCTGGTTACAAGTACAATGAAGCTGAAGTGAAAGGGGTCCCCCTACGGATTGAATTTGGTCCACGGGATATGGAAAATGGCCAATGCATGATTAAGATGCGTGACTTAGAGGACAAAGAAGCGGTTAACTTAGATGACTTACTCGACAAGGTTGCCAGTGAAATGGAAACCATGCAAAAACGTCTCTATGACAAGGCAGATCAATTCCGTCATGACCATGAACATTTCGACATCGACACCCTGGACCAATTAAAGGCACATATCAAGTCTTGTGAAGAAAAGGGAGAATACCCAGGCTGGGTCCTTGCTGGCTGGGATGGCACGGAAGAAACAGAAGCCAAGGTCAAAGAAGAAACCGGCTTTACTACCCGGAATATTCCATTTGAGCCAGCAGTAGAAAAAACCGTCGACCTGGTTAGCGGAAAACCCGCAAAACACACCGTTTGGTTTGCCCGCGCATACTAATAGGATTCCTTAATATATAATTAGTGTAATGAGCATTCGTTCTGCTTTTGAAATTTAGTCGTTATAGAGCCATGGCATCGGTTCGGGCCAAGGTCCCTCACCTAGCGAGCTTCAAACGGCTAGTAAGGCTAGCGCCAACTAGCCGTAATTCACATTGCTTGCTTGGTCATGGCTAACGACCTAATTTCAAAGCGCCACTACTGCTTAAAACTGTTTATTAAAATCTTTTAAAAAATCATAGATAAAACATACTTATGGATTATTATCTAAGAGGGCAGAGGCCCTCTTTTTTATTAACTCAAACAAGCTTCTTCTACTAACTAAAGACCAGTCGTTTTATATTTTAAGTGGTTAACTCTTGTTTTTATCTCAGGGGAAAATAGAAAACGCTTGCTCAATGAGATGAAATCAGCTATTTTAATAGTATATTACTTAATTTTTTTAAAGTGGATACAACTTTTTAGTTGTTATTATCCAAGTACGAGAAAGGATCCACCTATGAATACAATGGCAGCTATGGCAAAAAATCAATTTCATAAGTCCATAGAAGATATTAGTGACCAGGAACTTTATTATTTATTACTCGATTTAATCAAAGATAAAAGCAAAGGTTTAGCCACTAATCACAGTAAGAAAAAACTTTATTATATATCAGCAGAATTCTTAATGGGTAAATTACTGGTCAATAATCTCTTAAACTTAGGAATTTATGACCAAGTTGAAGAAGAATTACAGGCTCACGGCCGATCCCTAACGGAAGTGGAACAAGCAGAAAAAGAACCTTCACTCGGTAATGGAGGGTTGGGACGCTTGGCTTCTTGCTTCTTAGATTCTATTGCCAGCTTAGGCATGAACGGGGACGGAATCGGTTTAAATTACCATTTTGGTCTCTTCCGTCAGTTTTTTGATAATAACCAACAAACGGCCAAGCCTGATGATTGGTTAGGGGGGAGAACTTGGTTAAACCGCACCGAGACTACTTTTACTGTTCCCTTTAAAAATGGGCCAGTCGCTTCCACCTTATATGAGATTGATATTATCGGCTTTAAAAAAGGGAAACGTAACCGTCTCCGCTTATTTGACCTGGACACGGTGAATTCTGATTTAATCCAATGGGGGACTATCCAGTTTGATAAGAAAAATATTCCTGAAAACCTGACCCTTTTCCTCTATCCTGATGACTCTGACCATGCTGGGCGGATGCTAAGAATCTATCAACAATACTTTATGGTCTCTAATGCTGCCCAATTGATTATTCGTGAAGCCTTGGATCGTGGGTCCAACCTCCATGATTTAGCTGACTATGCGGTCATCCAGATTAATGATACCCACCCTACCTTCATCATTCCTGAATTGATCCGACTTTTAACTGAAGACCACGACTTTACTTTTGAAGAGGCGGTGGCAGTTGTCCGTCAGGTGGTAGCCTTTACTAACCATACTATTTTAAGTGAGGCCTTGGAAAAATGGCCATTGGGAGATATTGAAGCCGTTCAACCGGAAATTGCTAATATTATTTGCCGCTTAGACCGTCAGATTAAGGAAGAGTTTCCAGATAATCATGCGGTTGAGATTATCGATGGTTCCAACACGGTCCATATGGCCAGCATTGCCATCCATTTCGGCTTTTCAACTAACGGCGTAGCCCGCTTGCATTCGGATATCTTGGTGAATAGTGAGCTCAAGGCCTTTGCTGATATTTACCCAGAAAAATTCTCCAATAAGACTAATGGGATTACTTTTAGACGATGGATAATGGCTGCCAATCCGCGTTTGGCTCATTTAATTGACCAAAGCATTGGTGACCAATGGCATCAAGGGATTTCAGATCTTAACGATTTAAGCAAAGAAAAGGACAATAAGGATTTCATGGATCAACTAGCTCAAATTAAGCAGGCTAATAAAGACCGTTTAGCGGAACATTTAAAGGCAAGTAAACGGATCGAGATTAAGCCAGATTCAATTATTGATGTTCAAATTAAACGGATCCATGAGTATAAACGTCAACAAATGTTGGCCCTTTATATTATCTACAAATATTTTGATATCAAGAACGGCAACTACCCGCAAACCCCAATCACCATTCTTTTTGGCGGCAAGGCCGCTCCAGCCTATACCATTGCCCAAGATATTATCCACTTAATTCTTACCTTGTCGGCGCTGATTAAGGAAGATCCTGAAGTGGCCCCTTATTTACAGGTTGAGTTTGTCTCCAACTATAATGTCACCGAAGCAGAATACCTCATTCCGGCGGCTGATATTTCTGAACAAATTTCCTTAGCCTCAAAAGAGGCGAGTGGAACTGGTAATATGAAATTTATGCTCAATGGTGCCTTAACCATTTGTACCTTGGATGGGGCGAATGTGGAAATTGCTGAGCGGGTAGGGGAAGACAACATCTACACCTTTGGTAAGTCTAGTGATGAGATCATTGACCTCTATGCGAATAATGGCTATAATCCGCAAGATTACTATAATCGTCCCGCCATTAAACCCTTGGTTGACTTCATTGTGAGTGCGGAGATGA
This genomic stretch from Aerococcus mictus harbors:
- a CDS encoding PTS sugar transporter subunit IIA is translated as MELKESMIRLNQSFINKEDAIRAAGQLLVDDGDVEEEYIDSMLAREEVVSTHMGNFIAIPHGTDEGKDKVKATGISVIQVPFGVDFAPDEPEEKMAMMVFGIAGIGNEHLDLLSKIAVVCSDMDSVVRLVNATSAQEIIAIFEEAEV
- a CDS encoding mannitol-1-phosphate 5-dehydrogenase, which codes for MKAVHFGAGNIGRGFIGEVLVANGFTVDFVDVNETIVDALNERRSYQIGYAAPGEEKIDISGVKAINNGKNPEAVVQAIQEANIITTAIGPNILPYIAELIAQGLQARRQAGVSEPIDVIACENMIGGTDFLHQEVDKYLTDQDQDYIDRYVGFPNAAVDRIVPEQHHEDVLFVSVEPFKEWVVDQTHSKAKDIRLDGVLYVDDLEPYIERKLFSVNTGHASVAYSGAAKGYQTIGQALEDDTILERLKAVLQETSSLLIAKWNFKEADMAAYREKIVERFQNPMIVDQVNRVGRTPIRKLGYNERFIRPIRELKERGLDYSNLLAVVGLAFNFDNPQDDQSVALQEKLQKQSLEEVIQDVTGLNDADLVHEIKAAVEAAK
- a CDS encoding acyl-CoA thioesterase; this encodes MENETKDLVLNCKDTLVVHEMLILPAHTNPAGNLYGGELLYLIDNVASLAAHKATRCSGVTASLDNMNFISPFKLGEIVRIECYVTGTGHRSLEVFVKVIGENYQENRKFIGATSFLTFVATPKEDEDFTMPKIQPETDEERYICSGYDSRRKIRQEQRKEDQIIQEKMKHHFH
- a CDS encoding substrate-binding domain-containing protein; translated protein: MEKQNVTIYDVAHQAGVSMATVSRVVNGNPNVRPKTREKVMKVIKELNYHPNVIARGLASKRTRYIGVHLPDITNPYYSSLALGIDDIANMYEYNIILANADPEHDAAGVESLIMKQVDGIIFIGNSISQEARQKISAAGRPCVFTDLIDPEATMPTINIDVEDAYYQVTKDFLAKGKKRIALVGSDQGFKVSQSRQLQGYEKALTEAGHAVNEDLLIAAKSPSYDSGYALYETFSEIEADAAIATDDTIAIGLLNALLDNGVKVPEEVEIMASDNSSIVNMSRPELSSIAPPIYDIGAVAMRALTKLMENETLDTDLKLPYQIIKGGTTS
- the proS gene encoding proline--tRNA ligase — translated: MAKETTSHLQENDFSKWYLQSIQKADLFAYGPVRGTMVFKPNGYALWEKIKTEFDKKFKASGVKNCYFPMLIPESFFKKEADHVEGFAPELPWVTRAGDEELEEPVALRPTSETLFGNAMSDWINSYRDLPMELNQWANVFRWEKRTLPFLRTSEFLWQEGHCAYATEEEARKRTMHFLKVYQETVEDLLALPVYAGQKTPSEKFAGGVDTYSIEAMVKDTKSVQAGTSHYLGTNFAEAFDIKYLNTENQHVYAHTSSWGASTRLIGTMIMVHGDEKGVVFPPKMAPIQIALIPVGNVKKNPEVLTRLEAIEKDLQAAGYSTYLDDSNNSAGYKYNEAEVKGVPLRIEFGPRDMENGQCMIKMRDLEDKEAVNLDDLLDKVASEMETMQKRLYDKADQFRHDHEHFDIDTLDQLKAHIKSCEEKGEYPGWVLAGWDGTEETEAKVKEETGFTTRNIPFEPAVEKTVDLVSGKPAKHTVWFARAY
- a CDS encoding glycogen/starch/alpha-glucan phosphorylase — encoded protein: MNTMAAMAKNQFHKSIEDISDQELYYLLLDLIKDKSKGLATNHSKKKLYYISAEFLMGKLLVNNLLNLGIYDQVEEELQAHGRSLTEVEQAEKEPSLGNGGLGRLASCFLDSIASLGMNGDGIGLNYHFGLFRQFFDNNQQTAKPDDWLGGRTWLNRTETTFTVPFKNGPVASTLYEIDIIGFKKGKRNRLRLFDLDTVNSDLIQWGTIQFDKKNIPENLTLFLYPDDSDHAGRMLRIYQQYFMVSNAAQLIIREALDRGSNLHDLADYAVIQINDTHPTFIIPELIRLLTEDHDFTFEEAVAVVRQVVAFTNHTILSEALEKWPLGDIEAVQPEIANIICRLDRQIKEEFPDNHAVEIIDGSNTVHMASIAIHFGFSTNGVARLHSDILVNSELKAFADIYPEKFSNKTNGITFRRWIMAANPRLAHLIDQSIGDQWHQGISDLNDLSKEKDNKDFMDQLAQIKQANKDRLAEHLKASKRIEIKPDSIIDVQIKRIHEYKRQQMLALYIIYKYFDIKNGNYPQTPITILFGGKAAPAYTIAQDIIHLILTLSALIKEDPEVAPYLQVEFVSNYNVTEAEYLIPAADISEQISLASKEASGTGNMKFMLNGALTICTLDGANVEIAERVGEDNIYTFGKSSDEIIDLYANNGYNPQDYYNRPAIKPLVDFIVSAEMIRLGHESQLRRLYEDIKNKDYFMAMIDLEEYITLKDKMYQDYEDQEAWLDKVLVNISEAGYFSSDRTILEYNEDIWHLEVADSE